The following are from one region of the Achromobacter xylosoxidans genome:
- the sodB gene encoding superoxide dismutase [Fe], with the protein MAHTLPPLPYELDALAPHISKETLEFHYGKHHQTYVTNLNNLIPGTEFETLSLEDIVKKSSGGIFNNAAQIWNHTFYWNSLAPKAGGAPTGKLADAINAKWGSFDAFKEAFNKSAAGNFGSGWTWLVKKADGSVDIVNTSNAATPLTTADKPLLTCDVWEHAYYIDYRNARPKYLENFWALVNWEFAAKNFA; encoded by the coding sequence ATGGCACATACTCTTCCCCCCCTGCCTTACGAACTGGACGCACTGGCTCCGCACATCTCCAAGGAAACGCTGGAGTTCCACTACGGCAAGCATCACCAGACCTACGTCACGAACCTGAACAACCTGATCCCGGGTACGGAATTCGAAACGCTGTCGCTGGAAGACATCGTCAAGAAGTCCTCGGGTGGCATTTTCAACAACGCCGCCCAGATCTGGAACCACACGTTCTACTGGAACAGCCTGGCTCCCAAGGCCGGTGGCGCTCCGACCGGCAAGCTGGCTGACGCCATCAACGCCAAGTGGGGCAGCTTCGACGCTTTCAAGGAAGCCTTCAACAAGTCGGCCGCCGGCAACTTCGGTTCGGGCTGGACCTGGCTGGTCAAGAAGGCCGACGGCTCGGTCGACATCGTCAACACCAGCAACGCCGCCACCCCGCTGACCACGGCCGACAAGCCGCTGCTCACCTGTGATGTGTGGGAACACGCCTACTACATCGACTACCGCAACGCCCGTCCCAAGTACCTGGAAAACTTCTGGGCGCTGGTGAACTGGGAATTCGCGGCCAAGAACTTCGCCTGA
- a CDS encoding MotA/TolQ/ExbB proton channel family protein produces MLSILREAGWPIWPLLATSVLGLALIFERFLSLRRGLVMPRGLSDQVAEMLRNRQDTPDAINRLERNSPLGRILAEVMRHRHLPREELRNVVEDTGRAVAHDLSRYISAIGTIAVVAPLMGLFGTVVGMIEIFGSYTPGGGDPAQLARGISMALYNTGFGILIAIPAMIAHRYLRGRVDGYLSAMEQTASRLVRAVAPGSATREGRS; encoded by the coding sequence TTGCTTTCCATACTGCGCGAGGCCGGCTGGCCGATCTGGCCCCTGCTGGCGACATCCGTCCTGGGCCTGGCGCTGATCTTCGAGCGCTTCCTCTCCCTGCGCCGCGGCCTGGTCATGCCGCGCGGCCTGAGCGACCAAGTGGCTGAAATGCTGCGCAACCGCCAGGACACGCCCGACGCGATCAACCGCCTCGAGCGCAACTCGCCGCTGGGCCGGATCCTGGCCGAAGTGATGCGTCACCGTCATCTGCCGCGCGAGGAACTGCGCAACGTGGTCGAGGACACCGGCCGCGCCGTGGCCCACGACCTCAGCCGCTACATCTCCGCCATCGGCACCATCGCCGTGGTCGCGCCCCTGATGGGTCTGTTCGGCACCGTGGTCGGCATGATCGAGATCTTCGGCTCCTACACCCCCGGCGGCGGCGATCCCGCGCAACTGGCGCGCGGCATCTCGATGGCGCTGTACAACACCGGCTTCGGCATCCTCATCGCCATTCCCGCCATGATCGCGCACCGCTATCTGCGCGGCCGCGTGGACGGCTACCTCAGCGCCATGGAGCAGACCGCGTCGCGCCTGGTGCGCGCGGTCGCCCCCGGCTCCGCCACGCGCGAGGGCCGTTCATGA
- the pcaF gene encoding 3-oxoadipyl-CoA thiolase translates to MTVHAFICDAIRTPFGRYGGALASVRPDDLAAVAIKALVARNPGVRWEELDDAIMGCANQAGEDNRNVARMATLLAGLPIEVPGATVNRLCGSGLDAIGGAARAIRAGEAGLMLAGGVESMSRAPFVMGKADSAFSRNAAIYDTTIGWRFINKLMKAQYGVDSMPETAENVADDFKINREDQDLFALASQQKTARAQKEGFFDAEIVPVSIAQKKGDPIIVSKDEHPRETTLEALAKLKGVVREGGTVTAGNASGVNDGAAALLLADEKGAARHGLTPRARVVGMATAGVAPRIMGIGPAPATLKVLAQTGLTLAQMDVIELNEAFAAQGLAVLRQLGIADNDPRVNPNGGAIALGHPLGASGARLATTAINQLHRTGGRYALCTMCIGVGQGIALIIERV, encoded by the coding sequence ATGACCGTGCATGCTTTCATTTGTGATGCGATCCGCACCCCCTTCGGCCGCTACGGCGGCGCGCTGGCTTCCGTGCGCCCCGATGATCTCGCTGCCGTAGCCATCAAGGCGCTGGTGGCGCGCAATCCCGGCGTGCGCTGGGAAGAACTGGACGACGCCATCATGGGTTGTGCCAACCAGGCGGGCGAAGACAACCGCAACGTGGCCCGCATGGCCACGCTGTTGGCCGGCCTGCCGATCGAAGTCCCCGGCGCCACCGTCAACCGCCTGTGCGGTTCGGGCCTGGACGCCATCGGCGGCGCCGCCCGCGCCATCCGCGCCGGCGAAGCCGGCCTGATGCTGGCCGGCGGCGTGGAAAGCATGAGCCGCGCGCCCTTCGTCATGGGCAAGGCCGACAGCGCGTTTTCGCGCAACGCCGCCATCTATGACACCACCATCGGCTGGCGCTTCATCAACAAGCTGATGAAGGCGCAATACGGCGTGGACTCGATGCCCGAAACGGCCGAGAACGTCGCCGACGATTTCAAGATCAACCGCGAAGACCAAGATCTGTTCGCGCTGGCCAGCCAGCAGAAGACCGCGCGCGCACAGAAGGAAGGCTTCTTCGACGCCGAGATCGTGCCGGTGTCGATTGCCCAGAAAAAGGGCGACCCGATCATCGTCAGCAAGGACGAGCACCCGCGTGAAACCACGCTGGAAGCGCTGGCCAAGCTGAAGGGCGTGGTCCGCGAAGGCGGCACCGTCACCGCCGGCAACGCCTCGGGCGTCAACGACGGCGCCGCAGCGCTGCTGCTGGCCGACGAAAAGGGCGCCGCCCGCCATGGCCTGACCCCGCGCGCCCGCGTGGTCGGCATGGCCACGGCCGGCGTCGCGCCGCGCATCATGGGCATCGGCCCGGCGCCCGCCACGCTGAAGGTGCTGGCCCAGACCGGCCTCACGCTTGCGCAAATGGACGTCATCGAACTGAACGAGGCGTTTGCCGCCCAGGGCCTGGCCGTGCTGCGCCAGCTGGGCATCGCCGACAACGACCCGCGCGTGAACCCCAACGGCGGCGCGATCGCCCTGGGCCACCCGCTGGGCGCCAGCGGCGCACGCCTGGCCACCACCGCAATCAATCAGCTGCACCGCACCGGCGGCCGCTACGCGCTGTGCACCATGTGCATCGGCGTGGGCCAGGGCATCGCGCTGATCATCGAACGCGTGTAA
- a CDS encoding chloride channel protein, with amino-acid sequence MNLPDPLRRLLAGPRRWAHRKVRQINRLSRKSVQMGLLLGGAGLVALMSLGFAYLADKALEWNREWVAYNGWLALLVLPLSLAALRWLTLRFAPNASGSGIPQVIGALSLPPGASQNSLVALGQTLWKIPLAFGGMLAGASIGREGPSVQVGAALMLAWGDFWKRRGVQLRGFHANELIAAGAAGGLAAAFNAPLAGVIFAIEELGRGTVLRWQRLVLIGVLASGFLVVAVVGNNPYFGVFGGAPLTHGMVMWVAICAALNGALGGIFARLLGKGAAGSAPQSWRAWIRAHPIWTAFIMGLILAVIGLATAGSVYGTGYGVAADLLSGKDTAPASFGLAKLAATVASYWAGIPGGIFTPALTTGAGIGHHIWQLAGEGVDHRVLVLISMAAFLAAATQAPLTASVVVMEMTGSQPMLFWLLVGSLLASGVSRQFCPQPFYHMAAGRFRRQAIVDAGRAARPPAA; translated from the coding sequence ATGAACCTGCCCGACCCCCTACGCCGGCTGCTGGCCGGCCCGCGCCGATGGGCGCATCGCAAGGTGCGCCAGATCAACCGCCTGTCGCGCAAGAGCGTGCAGATGGGGCTGCTGCTGGGGGGCGCCGGCCTGGTGGCGCTGATGTCGCTGGGCTTCGCCTATCTGGCCGACAAGGCGCTGGAATGGAACCGCGAGTGGGTCGCCTACAACGGCTGGCTGGCCTTGCTGGTCCTGCCGCTGAGCCTGGCGGCCTTGCGCTGGCTGACCCTGCGCTTTGCGCCCAATGCGTCCGGCAGCGGCATTCCCCAGGTCATCGGCGCCTTGTCGCTGCCGCCGGGCGCCAGCCAGAACAGCCTGGTGGCGCTGGGGCAGACCCTCTGGAAAATTCCTCTCGCGTTCGGCGGCATGCTGGCCGGCGCCTCGATCGGCCGCGAAGGGCCGTCGGTCCAGGTTGGCGCCGCGCTGATGCTGGCCTGGGGCGACTTCTGGAAACGGCGCGGCGTGCAGTTGCGCGGCTTTCACGCCAATGAACTGATCGCCGCCGGCGCCGCGGGCGGCCTGGCCGCCGCTTTCAACGCGCCGCTGGCCGGCGTCATTTTCGCCATCGAGGAACTCGGGCGCGGCACCGTGCTGCGCTGGCAACGGCTGGTGCTGATCGGCGTGCTGGCCTCGGGCTTCCTGGTCGTGGCCGTGGTGGGCAACAACCCGTACTTCGGCGTGTTCGGCGGCGCGCCGCTGACCCATGGCATGGTGATGTGGGTGGCCATCTGCGCGGCGCTCAATGGCGCGCTGGGCGGCATATTCGCGCGCCTGCTGGGCAAGGGGGCGGCCGGCAGCGCGCCCCAGTCCTGGCGCGCCTGGATCCGCGCCCATCCGATCTGGACGGCCTTCATCATGGGCCTGATCCTGGCCGTGATCGGGCTGGCTACTGCCGGCAGCGTCTACGGCACGGGGTATGGCGTGGCCGCGGATCTGTTGTCGGGCAAGGACACCGCGCCCGCCAGCTTCGGCCTGGCCAAGCTGGCCGCGACGGTCGCCTCCTATTGGGCGGGCATACCGGGCGGCATCTTCACGCCGGCCCTGACCACCGGGGCGGGCATCGGCCATCACATCTGGCAATTGGCGGGAGAGGGCGTGGACCACCGCGTGCTGGTGCTGATTTCGATGGCCGCCTTCCTGGCGGCCGCGACCCAGGCGCCACTGACCGCCAGCGTGGTGGTCATGGAAATGACGGGCAGCCAGCCCATGCTGTTCTGGCTGCTGGTGGGTTCCCTGCTGGCCTCGGGCGTGTCGCGCCAATTCTGCCCGCAACCGTTCTATCACATGGCCGCCGGGCGTTTCCGCAGGCAGGCCATCGTCGACGCCGGGCGTGCCGCCAGGCCGCCTGCGGCGTGA
- a CDS encoding methyl-accepting chemotaxis protein, which translates to MLRLFSGLRIGARLSGAFLLVAVIGGAIGGFGVWGLARINEMNDRLYDTELRGISDIKEANINLIYAGRARTGYLAASTDQERQSLRKQFDDAVATMDDLREKAAANFYSEEGKRLLAQFTETEQVWKRESAAFFAAAQARPLTQADPQVAAIEARVIASSQKLDDLMTTLAKAKENVAAQSVQAGTDLYETLRAVMIVLAVAGVAIGMLLGWLVTRGIVRPLEQAVMAARQVAAGDLTTDIQVATRDETGDLMGALKTMNASLARIVKDVRDGCESIASASSQIAQGNADLSQRTEEQASSLEETAASMEQLTSTVQQNANNASEADRLVNQASSVAVRGGEVVEGVVQTMSAISDSSRRIADITGVIDGIAFQTNILALNAAVEAARAGEQGRGFAVVAGEVRTLAQRSAVAAKEIKALIDESVTRVEGGTRQVDEAGRTMREVVDSVRQVATLVREIASASEEQSAGIGQVNQAVAQMDTVTQQNAALVEEAAAAAASMQEQATRLAQEVRRFKVEAGGGSAREAQVRLVQAVPAAPRKTAAPAARPALAQASDDDWSTF; encoded by the coding sequence ATGTTGCGGTTATTTTCGGGTTTGCGCATCGGCGCGCGCCTGTCGGGCGCGTTTTTGCTGGTGGCGGTGATAGGCGGTGCGATAGGAGGCTTTGGGGTCTGGGGCCTGGCGCGCATCAATGAAATGAATGACCGGCTTTACGACACCGAGCTGCGCGGCATATCGGACATCAAGGAAGCCAACATCAATCTGATCTACGCTGGCCGCGCCCGCACGGGCTACCTGGCCGCGTCCACGGACCAGGAACGCCAGTCGCTGCGCAAGCAGTTCGACGACGCCGTTGCAACCATGGACGACTTGCGCGAAAAGGCCGCCGCCAACTTCTATTCGGAAGAGGGCAAGCGCCTGCTGGCACAGTTCACCGAGACCGAGCAGGTCTGGAAGCGCGAATCCGCCGCTTTCTTCGCCGCCGCCCAGGCCCGGCCGCTGACCCAGGCCGACCCGCAAGTGGCCGCGATCGAGGCGCGCGTGATCGCCTCGTCGCAAAAGCTGGATGATCTGATGACGACCCTGGCGAAGGCCAAGGAAAACGTCGCGGCGCAAAGCGTGCAGGCGGGCACGGACCTGTATGAAACGCTGCGCGCCGTCATGATCGTCCTCGCCGTGGCCGGCGTCGCGATCGGCATGCTGCTGGGCTGGCTGGTGACGCGCGGCATCGTGCGTCCGCTGGAACAGGCCGTGATGGCCGCGCGCCAGGTCGCGGCCGGCGATCTGACGACCGACATCCAGGTTGCCACGCGCGACGAAACCGGTGACCTGATGGGCGCGCTCAAGACCATGAACGCGAGCCTCGCGCGCATCGTCAAGGACGTGCGCGATGGCTGTGAGAGCATCGCCTCGGCGTCTTCGCAGATCGCCCAGGGCAACGCCGATCTGTCGCAACGCACCGAGGAACAGGCCTCGTCGCTGGAGGAGACCGCGGCCTCGATGGAGCAACTGACCAGCACCGTCCAGCAGAACGCCAACAACGCCAGCGAAGCTGACCGCCTGGTCAACCAGGCTTCCAGCGTGGCCGTGCGCGGCGGCGAAGTGGTGGAGGGCGTGGTCCAGACCATGAGCGCGATTTCCGACAGCTCGCGCCGCATCGCCGACATCACGGGCGTGATCGACGGCATCGCCTTCCAGACCAACATCCTGGCGCTCAACGCCGCCGTGGAAGCGGCGCGCGCGGGCGAGCAGGGCCGCGGCTTCGCGGTGGTCGCGGGCGAGGTGCGCACGCTGGCGCAGCGCTCGGCGGTGGCCGCGAAGGAGATCAAGGCCTTGATCGATGAGTCGGTCACGCGCGTCGAGGGCGGCACGCGCCAGGTCGACGAAGCTGGCCGCACCATGCGCGAAGTGGTGGACAGCGTGCGCCAGGTCGCCACGCTGGTGCGCGAAATCGCCAGCGCTTCGGAAGAGCAATCCGCCGGCATCGGCCAGGTCAACCAGGCCGTGGCGCAGATGGACACCGTGACCCAGCAGAACGCGGCATTGGTGGAAGAGGCGGCCGCCGCGGCGGCCAGCATGCAGGAACAGGCCACCCGCCTGGCCCAGGAAGTGCGCCGCTTCAAGGTCGAAGCAGGCGGCGGATCGGCGCGCGAAGCCCAGGTCCGTCTGGTGCAGGCGGTGCCCGCCGCGCCGCGCAAGACGGCCGCGCCCGCGGCGCGTCCCGCGCTGGCGCAGGCCTCGGACGACGACTGGTCGACCTTCTGA
- a CDS encoding DUF192 domain-containing protein, protein MPKNAVLNPVSLTLFKTAFFRNLLPKALAPALAAIAMALPAAAGAQQTGPQAPLPTTQLSAGIHIIRAEVANTEATRRDGLMFRKELPGNDGMLFVFEQPDVQCFWMRNTILPLSIAFIADDGTIVNIEDMAPQTEDPHCAKKPVRYALEMAQGWFERHGIQAGKKLDGLP, encoded by the coding sequence ATGCCCAAGAACGCCGTTTTAAATCCTGTCAGCCTCACGTTGTTCAAGACAGCGTTCTTCAGAAACCTCCTGCCGAAAGCCCTGGCTCCCGCCCTGGCAGCCATCGCAATGGCGCTGCCCGCAGCGGCCGGCGCGCAGCAGACAGGCCCGCAAGCCCCGCTACCCACCACCCAGCTTTCGGCCGGCATCCATATTATCCGCGCAGAAGTCGCGAACACGGAAGCGACCCGCCGCGACGGCCTGATGTTCCGCAAGGAGCTGCCCGGCAACGACGGCATGCTGTTCGTCTTCGAACAGCCCGACGTGCAGTGCTTCTGGATGCGCAACACCATCCTGCCGCTCTCGATTGCCTTTATCGCCGACGATGGCACGATCGTCAACATTGAGGACATGGCGCCACAGACCGAAGACCCGCACTGCGCCAAGAAGCCCGTGCGCTACGCATTGGAGATGGCTCAGGGCTGGTTCGAACGGCACGGCATCCAGGCCGGCAAGAAACTGGACGGCCTGCCCTGA
- the clpS gene encoding ATP-dependent Clp protease adapter ClpS: MSSTLDTQHDLAVEKAPARAAPPPMYQVLLLNDDYTPMEFVVKVLQKFFNKNHEEATRIMLQVHHEGRGVCGVYPRDLAATRIAQVAQYARARQHPLQCVMEPV; this comes from the coding sequence ATGAGTTCTACCTTGGATACCCAGCATGATTTGGCCGTCGAGAAGGCTCCGGCGCGCGCCGCGCCGCCTCCGATGTACCAGGTCCTGCTGCTGAACGACGACTACACCCCAATGGAGTTCGTCGTGAAAGTACTGCAAAAGTTCTTCAATAAGAATCACGAAGAGGCTACGAGGATCATGTTGCAGGTGCATCACGAAGGGCGTGGTGTATGCGGGGTTTATCCCCGGGACCTCGCCGCCACGCGCATTGCGCAAGTGGCCCAATACGCGCGGGCGCGCCAGCACCCCCTGCAATGCGTGATGGAACCCGTCTGA
- a CDS encoding cold-shock protein, whose product MSDTTATAVQGDNPKSTGTVKWFNDAKGFGFITPDDGGEDLFAHFSSIQMNGFKTLKEGQKVAFEIIQGPKGKQALNITAA is encoded by the coding sequence ATGTCTGATACGACCGCAACCGCCGTCCAAGGGGACAATCCCAAATCGACGGGCACCGTCAAATGGTTCAACGATGCAAAGGGGTTCGGCTTCATTACGCCCGACGACGGCGGTGAAGATCTGTTCGCCCATTTTTCGTCCATCCAGATGAATGGTTTTAAAACCCTGAAAGAAGGCCAGAAAGTGGCCTTCGAGATTATTCAGGGGCCCAAAGGCAAACAGGCGCTTAATATCACGGCTGCCTGA
- the xseA gene encoding exodeoxyribonuclease VII large subunit: MTIESTVTNNVFARDILTVAQLNQAVGQLLERSIPALWVRGEISNFTAAASGHWYFTLKDSRASVRAVMFRSRASAVGFTPRAGDQVEIRARVSLYEPRGDYQLQADAMRRAGLGNLYEAFLRLKEQLASEGLFDPAAKREPVRLPRAIGVVTSLHAAALRDVLSALARRAPQVPVFIYPAPVQGADAAGRLAAQVRMANQRAEVDTLLLVRGGGSIEDLWSFNDEALAREVAASAIPVISGVGHETDFTIVDFVADVRAPTPTAAAELACVPRSELLGRVMQAAEAMTRGQQRRLERAAQRLDRAAAQLVSPAQRLEHQRERLNSLRFRLATAWSGPQERRAARVNLLTQRLAHRVPDTGRAADRLAGAARQLGQAHARLLVQRRNRLASATAQLRALDPGNTLARGYAIARDEQGRIVRDGAALTAGQALDLSFAQGGAEVAVTRSRETREAS; this comes from the coding sequence ATGACAATTGAATCTACAGTCACAAACAACGTATTCGCGCGGGATATCCTGACGGTTGCCCAGCTGAATCAAGCTGTGGGGCAGTTGTTGGAGCGCAGCATCCCGGCGCTGTGGGTGCGCGGAGAGATTTCCAACTTCACGGCGGCGGCTTCCGGGCATTGGTACTTCACGCTCAAGGACAGCCGGGCCTCGGTGCGGGCAGTCATGTTCAGAAGCCGCGCCAGTGCGGTGGGTTTCACGCCGCGCGCCGGCGACCAGGTCGAAATCCGGGCCCGCGTGTCCCTTTACGAGCCTCGCGGCGACTATCAACTGCAGGCTGACGCCATGCGGCGGGCCGGACTAGGCAATCTGTACGAGGCGTTTTTGCGCCTGAAGGAGCAACTGGCCTCCGAAGGCCTGTTCGATCCGGCCGCCAAGCGCGAACCCGTGCGCCTGCCGCGGGCGATCGGCGTGGTGACGTCCCTGCATGCCGCGGCGCTGCGGGACGTGCTGTCGGCGCTCGCGCGGCGCGCGCCCCAGGTGCCCGTGTTCATCTACCCGGCGCCGGTCCAGGGGGCGGACGCCGCCGGGCGGCTGGCCGCCCAGGTGCGCATGGCCAACCAGCGCGCCGAGGTCGATACGCTGCTGCTGGTGCGTGGCGGCGGCAGCATCGAGGATCTTTGGAGTTTCAACGACGAAGCCTTGGCCCGCGAAGTCGCGGCCAGCGCCATTCCCGTCATCAGCGGGGTGGGGCACGAAACGGATTTCACCATCGTCGATTTCGTTGCCGACGTGCGTGCGCCCACACCGACCGCGGCCGCCGAACTGGCCTGCGTGCCGCGCTCGGAACTGCTGGGCCGGGTCATGCAGGCGGCAGAGGCCATGACGCGCGGCCAGCAGCGCCGCCTGGAACGCGCGGCGCAGCGGCTGGACCGCGCCGCCGCGCAATTGGTGTCCCCGGCCCAGCGCCTGGAGCATCAGCGCGAGCGCCTGAACAGCCTGCGCTTCCGTCTGGCGACCGCCTGGTCCGGACCCCAGGAGCGGCGCGCGGCGCGCGTCAACCTGCTGACGCAGCGCCTGGCGCATCGCGTGCCCGATACCGGCCGCGCCGCCGACCGCCTGGCGGGCGCGGCGCGCCAGCTTGGCCAGGCGCATGCGCGGTTGCTGGTGCAGCGGCGCAACCGGCTGGCGTCTGCCACGGCGCAATTGCGCGCGCTGGATCCGGGCAACACGCTGGCCCGCGGCTACGCCATCGCGCGCGACGAACAAGGCCGTATCGTGCGGGACGGGGCCGCGCTGACGGCGGGGCAGGCGCTGGACCTGAGCTTCGCGCAAGGCGGCGCCGAAGTCGCGGTCACGCGCAGCCGCGAGACGCGCGAGGCTTCCTGA